From the Anaeromyxobacter dehalogenans 2CP-1 genome, the window CCAGTTCACCATCGGCAACTTCTTCTGATCCACCGAAGGACCCGCCATGCGCACTCTCGCTCGCCTCTCCCTGCTCGCCCTCCTCCTCTCCGCCACCGCCGCCCGCGCCGCCGAGGCCAAGTTCGGCTTCGTGGACCTGCAGCGCGCCATCCGCGAGGTGGACGAGGGCAAGTCCGCCACGGCCGTGCTGAAGAAGGACTTCGACGAGAAGCAGAAGGTCATCGACCAGAAGAAGGCCGAGTTCGACAAGCTCAAGGCCGAGTTCGACAAGCAGGCGGTCGTGATGGCCGATCAGGCGAAGAAGGACAAGGCGTCCGAGCTCGACCGGAAGGCGATGGAGCTGCAGCAGCTGTTCGTGCAGCTCCAGAAGGACCTCTCGCAGCGCGAGGGCGAGGTGATGCGCGGCATCGTGGACAAGATGACCGGCGTCATCCGCGAGATCGCCGAGGCGGACGGGTTCACCATGGTGTTCGAGCGCAACGACGCGGGCATCGTGTACGCGCCGCAGTCGCTCGACCTCACCAACGAGCTGGTCCGCAAGTACAACGCCCGCTTCGGCGCCGGGAGCAAGGCCGCCGGGCAGGCGAAGAAGGCCGAGCCGGCCAAGCCGGCCGCCGGGAAGAAGTAGGCGCGGCCGTGGCGTCCTACACGCTCGCGGAGCTCGCCGCCCGCGTCGGCGGCGCGGTGGAGGGCGACGGGAGCCTGCGGCTCGACGGCATCTCGCCGCTCGAGGAGGCCTCCGCGTCCGAGATCTCGTTCTTCTCGAACCGCAAGTACCGCAAGGCGTTCGAGGCGTCGCGCGCCGGCGCGGTGGTGGTCGAGCCGGACGAGCAGGTCGCGGCCGGCCGCACGGTGCTGCGCGTCGCGAACGCGTACCTCGCGTTCGCGAAGATCTCGACGCTGTTCCACCCGCCCCGCGAGGCGGTGCCGGAGGTGGCGCCGACCGCGGTGATCCACCCGACCGCGCGGGTCCACCCGAGCGCGCAGGTGATGCCGCTCGCATGCGTCGGGCCCGACGCGCAGGTGGGCGCGCGCACCATCCTGTTCCCGGGCGTGCACGTGGCCGACGGGGCGCGGGTGGGCGAGGACTGCGTGTTCTACCACAACGTGGTGGTGCGCGAGCGCTGCGCCGTGGGCAACCGCGTCATCCTGCAGCCGGGCTGCGTGATCGGCTCCGACGGCTTCGGGTTCGCGTTCGATCCGGAGGGCGAGGGCAAGGGCCCCCGCCACTACAAGGTCCCGCAGGTCGGGAACGTGGTGATCGAGGACGACGTGGAGGTGGGCGCGAACACGTGCGTGGATCGCGCCACCCTCGGCACCACGCGCATCGGCCGCGGCGCCAAGATCGACAACCTGGTGCAGATCGCGCACAACGTCCAGGTCGGCCCGCTCAGCCTGCTCGTGTCGCAGGTGGGCGTCGCCGGCTCCACCAAGCTCGGCATGGGCGTGGTGGCGGGCGGCCAGGCCGGCATCGTCGGCCACCTCGAGATCGGCGACGGCGTGCGGATCGGCGCGCAGTCCGGCGTGATGGCCGACGTGGAGGCCGGTGAGACCGTGTCCGGCTCGCCGGCCGTGCCCCACGGCAACTGGCTGAAGGCGATGGCGTCGCTCGATCACCTGCACGACATGCGCAAGGAACTGCGCAGCCTGCGCCGCGAGGTGGAGCGGCTGCGCGCGGACGCCGGCGAGGACGAGCCATGAGCGAGAGCGCGGAGCGCAAGTCGATCCTCGACGTGGTCGGGATCCAGAAGCTGCTGCCGCACCGGCCGCCGTTCCTGCTGGTGGACCGGGTGGTGGAGTTCGAGGCGCACCGGCGGCTGGTGGCGCTGAAGGGCGTCACCATGAACGAGCCGTTCTTCCAGGGGCACTTCCCGGCCCAGCCGGTGATGCCCGGGGTGCTCATCCTGGAGGCGCTCGCCCAGGCGGCCGCGCTGCTCGCCACGATGTCCCTGCAGCCCGACGAGGTGAAGGACAAGATCACCTACCTCATGGGCATCGACGGGGCGCGCTTCCGCCGCCCGGTGGTGCCGGGCGACCGGCTCGAGCTCGAGGTCGAGGTGACGAAGCAGAAGGGCGCCGTCTGGAAGCAGACCGGCGTCGCGCGCGTCGACGGCCAGGTGGTCGCCGAGGCCGAGTTCATGGCGATGCTCGCCGACCGCGAGCGGTAGCAGACGATCGAGGAGCACGGGCGTCATGGCAATCCACCCCACCGCCATCGTCGAGGCCGGCGCGCAGGTCGATCCGTCCTGCGACATCGGCCCGTACGCCGTGATCGGCCCGCTGGTTCGCATGGGCCCCGGCAACTCGGTCGGCGCGCACGCGGTCGTGACCGGCCGGACCACGCTCGGCGCGTCGAACCGGATCTTCCCGCACGCGGTCATCGGCGGCATCCCGCAGGACCTGAAGTACCGGGGCGAGGACACCGCGCTCGTCATCGGCGACCGCAACACGTTCCGCGAGTTCGCCACCGTGAACCTCGGGACCGCCGGCGGCGGCGGGGTGACCCGCATCGGCTCGGGCGGCCTGTTCATGGCGAGCAGCCACATCGGCCACGACTGCCAGGTGGGCGACGGGGCCATCATCGCGAACTCGGTCGCCATCGCCGGCCACGTGCTCATCGAGGACCACGTGCACTTCGGCGGCCTGTCCGCGTCGCACCAGTTCTGCCGCGTCGGGCGGCTCGCGTTCGTGGGCGGCATGACCGGCGTCGCCATGGACGTCGCGCCGTACTGCACCGTGGCGGGCGCGCGCGGCGAGCTGGCCGGGCTGAACACCATCGGCATGCAGCGCGCGGGCATGACCGAGGAGCAGGTCGGCCGCGTGAAGCAGGCATACAAGATCGTGTTCCGGTCGAGCCTCGGCCTGGCCGAGGCCATCGCGCAGCTCGAGGCGGAGCTCGCCGGCCACCCCGAGACCGACCACTTCATCGCGTTCCTGAAGGGCTCGCAGCGCGGCATCACCCGCTAGCCGTGGCGACCATCGGCCTCATCGCCGGCGGCGGGCGGTTCCCGCTCCTGTTCGCGGAGAGCGCGCGCCGCGCCGGCCACCGCGTGGTGGCGGTGGCGCACAAGTCCGAGACCGACCCCGAGCTGGCGAAGCAGGTGGACGCGATCACCTGGGTGAAGCTGGGGCAGATCGGCCACCTGCTGGAGGGGCTGCGCGCCGGCGGGGCCACCGAGTGCGTCATGCTCGGCTCCATCACCAAGAAGCGCTTCTTCGCCGACGCCATGCTCGACGCGACCGGCGTGCGGGTGCTGGCGCGCGTGGCGGTCCGCTCCGACGACAACCTGCTCCGGGCCATGGCGCGCTTCCTCGAGGAGGAGGGCGTCGCCATCACCGACCCGACCCCGTTCCTCACCGACCGGCTGGCGCCGGAGGGCGTGCTGGGCCGGCACCAGCCCACGCCCGAGGAGCTGGAGGACGCGCGCTACGGGCTGGAGCTGGCGCGCGGCATCGGCCGCCTCGACCTGGGACAGACGGTGGTGGTGAAGGACCGGGTGGCGCTGGCGGTCGAGGCGCTCGAGGGCACCGACGCCTGCATCCGGCGCGGCGGCGAGCTGGCGAAGTCGGGCGGCTTCGTGGTGGCGAAGGCGGTGAAGCCGCACCAGGACCGCCGCTTCGACCTGCCCGCGGTCGGGCCCGACACGGTGGTGTCGCTGCGCGAGGCGCGTGGCCGGCTGCTGGCGGTCGAGGCGGGGGCCACGCTGGTCATGGACCTCCCGCGCATGGTCGAGCTCGCCGACAAGGCGAAGATCGTGCTGCTCGGGCTGCGCTGATGGCCTGGGCGCGCGACGAGGGTGGCGCGGCGGTGCTGGAGATCCTGGTCCAGCCGCGCGCCTCCCGCACCCGCGCCGTGGGCGAGCACGACGGTCGGCTCAAGATCCAGCTCGCGGCGCCGCCGGTGGACGGGGCGGCCAACGCCGCCCTGGTGGAGTTCCTGGCGGCGGCGCTGGGGGTCCGGCGGGCCGACGTGGAGCTCCTCCGCGGCGAGACCGGGCGGCGCAAGACGGTCCGGGTGGCGGGCATCACCGCCGCGGCCGCGGTGGCCGCCCTGGCATCCTGAGGACGCCGCCCGTCCGGCCGGCGACCGGGGCGGCGGGCGTCCGGAGGGCGGCAGGGTCCCGCGCGCGGGGCCACGGAACATCGACCCGAACGGTGTGTGTTTCGGGGGGACCTGGACTAAGATGGCGGCCCCCATGACCCACAGATTCCTCGCCGCGTGCCGCCGTGAGCCCGTCGACCGCGTTCCCGTCTGGATGATGCGCCAGGCCGGCCGCTACCAGCCGTCCTACCGCGCCGTCCGCCAGAAGGTGAGCTTCCTGGAGCTGTGCCGCTCGCCGGAGCTCATCGCCCAGGTGACGGTCGCGCCCATCGACGAGTTCGGCTTCGACGCCGCCATCCTGTTCTCGGACATCCTGGTCCACCTGCCGGCCATGGGCCTCGACCTCTCCTTCGAGAAGGGCGAGAAGGGCAAGGGCGACGGCGGGCCGAAGATCGGCAACCCGGTGCGCACCCGCGCCGACGTGGACGCGCTGCGCGTGCCGGTCCCGAAGAAGGACCTGCCGTACGTGCTCGACGGCGTGCGCGCCATCCGCGCCGCCCTCGCCGACCGCGTGCCGCTCATCGGCTTCGTGGGCGGTCCGTTCACGGTGGCGAGCTACGCCGTCGAGGGCGGGAGCCAGGGCTTCACCCGGCTGAAGACCATGCTGTACGCCGAGCCGGCGACGGCGCACGCGCTGTTCGAGAAGCTCACCCAGGCCGCGATCGTGCAGATCGAGGAGCAGGTGGCGGCCGGCGCGCACGCGGCCCAGATCTTCGAGAGCTGGCTGGGCGAGCTGGCCCGCGAGGATCTCGAGGAGTTCAGCTTCCCGTACCTCGCCCGCATCGCCGAGGCGGTGCGCAAGACCGGCGTCCCGTCGATCCTGTTCTCCACCGGCACCACCGCGCACCTCGAGCCGATGGCGAAGCTCGGCTACGACGTCGTCTCGGTGGATTGGCGCATCCCCATCGACGAGGCGCGCGCCCGGCTGCCGGGCGTGGCGGTGCAGGGCAACTACGACTCGACGCTGCTCCTCGGGCCTCGCGACGTCGCGGTGGCGCGGGCCCAGCAGCTGCTCCGGGCGGCCGGGCCGACCCCGGGTTACATCTTCAACCTCGGCCACGGGATCCAGGTGGGCACCCCGACCGAGAACGTGAAGGCGGTGGTGGACGCGGTCCACGCCTTCGGCTGGAAGTGAGGCGATCGGCGTGATCCAGATCCCGTCCACGCAGCTCATCAAGAAGTACGACCGTCCCGGGCCGCGCTACACCAGCTACCCGACCGCGCCGGAGTGGACCGAGGCGTTCGGTCCGGCGCAGTACGTCGAGCACCTGGCGCGCGCGAACCAGCAGGGCGGCCCGCTCTCCATCTACGTGCACCTCCCGTTCTGCCGGGAGATGTGCCGCTTCTGCGGCTGCAACGTGGTGGCGACGCACGATCGCACCCGCGCCGACGCCTACCTCGACGTGCTCGAGAAGGAGGTCGCGCTGGTGGCGGCGAAGCTGCCCGACCGGCGCGCGGCCTCGCAGCTCCACTGGGGCGGCGGGACGCCCACCTTCCTCGACGAGAAGCAGCTGGTGCGCTGCCACGACATCCTGGCGCGCCACTTCACGTTCACGTCCGACGCCGAGAAGGCGATCGAGATCGACCCGGCCATCACCACCCGCTCGCAGATCGAGGTGCTGGCGAAGCTCGGGTTCAACCGCATCTCGATGGGCGTGCAGGACTTCGACGCGCGGGTGCAGGAGGTGGTGGGGCGCATCCAGGGCGAGAAGGAGACCGCCGACCTGGTGCAGGCCGCCCGCGACAACGGCTTCAAGGGCGTCAACCTCGACCTGATCTACGGGCTGCCCTATCAGACGCCGGACACCTGGAAGAAGACGCTCGAGCGCATCCTCGCCATCCACCCGGACCGCATGGCGGTGTTCGGCTTCGCCTACGTGCCGTGGTCGAAGCCGCACCAGCGCCTGCTGCCGCAGGAGGCGCTGCCGAAGACCGAGCAGCGCGTGGAGCTGTTCCTGTCGGCGGTGGAGGCGTTCACCGGCGCCGGGTACCGGCTCATCGGCCTCGACCACTTCGCGCTGGAGTCGGACGAGCTGGCCGTGGCGCAGAGCGGCGGCTACCTGTACCGCAACTTCCAGGGCTACACCGTCCGCCCCGCCGAGGACACGGTGGCGTTCGGGATGACCTCCATCTCGGACATCGGCGGCGCGTACGCGCAGAACGCGCACAAGCTCAAGGACTGGGAGGCGAAGGTCGAGGCCGGGATCATCCCGGTGGACCGCGGCGCCTCCATGTCCGCGGACGACGTGATGCGGCGGTTCACCATCAACCGCGTCATGTGCCTGCTCCGCCTCGACCTCCGCGAGATCGCGGAGAAGTTCGGGCCGGAGGGCCGGGCCGCCATCGAGGCCGACCTGCGCGCCGGCGTGAAGGAGCTGGAGGAGGACGGGCTGGTCACCTTCGACGGCGACGTGCTGAAGGTGACGCCGCTCGGCCAGCTCCTGGTCCGCAACGTGGCCATGCTGTTCGACGCCTACCTGAAGAAGGAAGGCGGCAAGAAGCAGTTCTCGCGCACGGTGTAGCCGCGCGCGCGGGCGCGCCGCCGCCGGGGAGCCGCATGAGCCACACGGCCGTCTTCCTCATGAACCTCGGCGGGCCGAGGAACCTCGCGGAGGTCGAG encodes:
- a CDS encoding OmpH family outer membrane protein, yielding MRTLARLSLLALLLSATAARAAEAKFGFVDLQRAIREVDEGKSATAVLKKDFDEKQKVIDQKKAEFDKLKAEFDKQAVVMADQAKKDKASELDRKAMELQQLFVQLQKDLSQREGEVMRGIVDKMTGVIREIAEADGFTMVFERNDAGIVYAPQSLDLTNELVRKYNARFGAGSKAAGQAKKAEPAKPAAGKK
- the lpxD gene encoding UDP-3-O-(3-hydroxymyristoyl)glucosamine N-acyltransferase; the protein is MASYTLAELAARVGGAVEGDGSLRLDGISPLEEASASEISFFSNRKYRKAFEASRAGAVVVEPDEQVAAGRTVLRVANAYLAFAKISTLFHPPREAVPEVAPTAVIHPTARVHPSAQVMPLACVGPDAQVGARTILFPGVHVADGARVGEDCVFYHNVVVRERCAVGNRVILQPGCVIGSDGFGFAFDPEGEGKGPRHYKVPQVGNVVIEDDVEVGANTCVDRATLGTTRIGRGAKIDNLVQIAHNVQVGPLSLLVSQVGVAGSTKLGMGVVAGGQAGIVGHLEIGDGVRIGAQSGVMADVEAGETVSGSPAVPHGNWLKAMASLDHLHDMRKELRSLRREVERLRADAGEDEP
- the fabZ gene encoding 3-hydroxyacyl-ACP dehydratase FabZ, whose amino-acid sequence is MSESAERKSILDVVGIQKLLPHRPPFLLVDRVVEFEAHRRLVALKGVTMNEPFFQGHFPAQPVMPGVLILEALAQAAALLATMSLQPDEVKDKITYLMGIDGARFRRPVVPGDRLELEVEVTKQKGAVWKQTGVARVDGQVVAEAEFMAMLADRER
- the lpxA gene encoding acyl-ACP--UDP-N-acetylglucosamine O-acyltransferase — translated: MAIHPTAIVEAGAQVDPSCDIGPYAVIGPLVRMGPGNSVGAHAVVTGRTTLGASNRIFPHAVIGGIPQDLKYRGEDTALVIGDRNTFREFATVNLGTAGGGGVTRIGSGGLFMASSHIGHDCQVGDGAIIANSVAIAGHVLIEDHVHFGGLSASHQFCRVGRLAFVGGMTGVAMDVAPYCTVAGARGELAGLNTIGMQRAGMTEEQVGRVKQAYKIVFRSSLGLAEAIAQLEAELAGHPETDHFIAFLKGSQRGITR
- a CDS encoding LpxI family protein is translated as MATIGLIAGGGRFPLLFAESARRAGHRVVAVAHKSETDPELAKQVDAITWVKLGQIGHLLEGLRAGGATECVMLGSITKKRFFADAMLDATGVRVLARVAVRSDDNLLRAMARFLEEEGVAITDPTPFLTDRLAPEGVLGRHQPTPEELEDARYGLELARGIGRLDLGQTVVVKDRVALAVEALEGTDACIRRGGELAKSGGFVVAKAVKPHQDRRFDLPAVGPDTVVSLREARGRLLAVEAGATLVMDLPRMVELADKAKIVLLGLR
- a CDS encoding DUF167 domain-containing protein, coding for MAWARDEGGAAVLEILVQPRASRTRAVGEHDGRLKIQLAAPPVDGAANAALVEFLAAALGVRRADVELLRGETGRRKTVRVAGITAAAAVAALAS
- the hemE gene encoding uroporphyrinogen decarboxylase, with the protein product MTHRFLAACRREPVDRVPVWMMRQAGRYQPSYRAVRQKVSFLELCRSPELIAQVTVAPIDEFGFDAAILFSDILVHLPAMGLDLSFEKGEKGKGDGGPKIGNPVRTRADVDALRVPVPKKDLPYVLDGVRAIRAALADRVPLIGFVGGPFTVASYAVEGGSQGFTRLKTMLYAEPATAHALFEKLTQAAIVQIEEQVAAGAHAAQIFESWLGELAREDLEEFSFPYLARIAEAVRKTGVPSILFSTGTTAHLEPMAKLGYDVVSVDWRIPIDEARARLPGVAVQGNYDSTLLLGPRDVAVARAQQLLRAAGPTPGYIFNLGHGIQVGTPTENVKAVVDAVHAFGWK
- the hemN gene encoding oxygen-independent coproporphyrinogen III oxidase: MIQIPSTQLIKKYDRPGPRYTSYPTAPEWTEAFGPAQYVEHLARANQQGGPLSIYVHLPFCREMCRFCGCNVVATHDRTRADAYLDVLEKEVALVAAKLPDRRAASQLHWGGGTPTFLDEKQLVRCHDILARHFTFTSDAEKAIEIDPAITTRSQIEVLAKLGFNRISMGVQDFDARVQEVVGRIQGEKETADLVQAARDNGFKGVNLDLIYGLPYQTPDTWKKTLERILAIHPDRMAVFGFAYVPWSKPHQRLLPQEALPKTEQRVELFLSAVEAFTGAGYRLIGLDHFALESDELAVAQSGGYLYRNFQGYTVRPAEDTVAFGMTSISDIGGAYAQNAHKLKDWEAKVEAGIIPVDRGASMSADDVMRRFTINRVMCLLRLDLREIAEKFGPEGRAAIEADLRAGVKELEEDGLVTFDGDVLKVTPLGQLLVRNVAMLFDAYLKKEGGKKQFSRTV